Proteins found in one Desulfonatronum sp. SC1 genomic segment:
- the rpmE gene encoding 50S ribosomal protein L31, whose protein sequence is STVNTRENEVIDGVEYPVVKLEISSSSHPFYTGKMKLVDTAGRVDKFMNRYQKHFDKKK, encoded by the coding sequence GTTCAACCGTTAATACCCGTGAAAATGAAGTTATAGACGGTGTAGAGTATCCAGTGGTTAAACTCGAGATTTCTAGTTCTTCTCACCCGTTTTACACCGGTAAAATGAAACTGGTTGACACCGCAGGACGTGTTGATAAGTTCATGAACAGATACCAAAAACATTTTGATAAGAAAAAGTAA